One window of the Lipingzhangella halophila genome contains the following:
- a CDS encoding NAD(P)-dependent oxidoreductase, protein MRVAIFGANGGTGRILTRQAIDAGHDVVAVTRHPGEFPLAHDRLAVAEADVHDPRAVARAAEGSNAVLSTLGVPFSRKPITVYSKGIANITGAMARHGIPRIVAVSSSATEPHHHAEGGFLLNRVVQPLVTRTIGRTTYADMRIMERHLEESDLEWTVMRPSGLFHTPSVTAYRLQADRADGVFTSRADLAASMLAQLASSTWVRRKVAVTTTEGTPTLLDMLRGEALGRAPEQGGPAADIHHA, encoded by the coding sequence ATGAGAGTCGCCATCTTCGGTGCCAACGGAGGCACCGGTCGCATCCTCACCCGCCAGGCCATCGACGCCGGGCACGACGTCGTCGCCGTTACCCGGCACCCCGGTGAGTTCCCCCTTGCGCACGACCGGCTGGCCGTTGCCGAAGCCGACGTCCACGACCCCCGGGCTGTCGCCCGGGCAGCGGAAGGAAGCAACGCGGTGCTCTCGACGCTCGGTGTCCCGTTCAGCCGCAAGCCGATCACCGTGTACAGCAAGGGCATCGCGAACATCACCGGGGCCATGGCACGGCACGGGATCCCCAGGATCGTCGCGGTCAGCTCCTCGGCGACCGAGCCGCACCACCACGCCGAGGGCGGCTTCCTACTCAACCGGGTCGTGCAGCCGCTGGTGACCCGCACCATCGGCAGGACGACGTATGCCGATATGCGCATCATGGAGCGGCACCTCGAAGAGTCCGACCTCGAATGGACAGTCATGCGGCCCAGCGGGCTCTTCCACACGCCCTCGGTCACCGCCTACCGGCTGCAAGCCGACCGCGCCGACGGCGTTTTCACCTCTCGGGCCGATCTGGCGGCCAGCATGCTCGCCCAGCTCGCCAGCTCAACCTGGGTCCGGCGGAAGGTCGCCGTCACCACCACGGAGGGCACGCCGACACTCCTCGACATGCTCCGCGGCGAGGCGCTGGGCCGCGCCCCGGAGCAGGGCGGCCCGGCAGCGGACATCCACCATGCCTGA
- a CDS encoding endonuclease/exonuclease/phosphatase family protein has product MTNLPLALLNIQQGWSSDFDFTRFGDVFADVSDPPALIMINEAVQWWANLGRGKYAAALALSRMFGVHYAIEIGWLDRSDHPPALVYDTARLQLTAWANEHSCTNTALRNTAEFVLADSGKGPSDPPDLRVRLQHFHFSSATRRLAEAEILAAQARQDVPTIVAGDLNATASGPHLPDRDWDRVRERAPQRLRRKAWQPGGAGTPWVADTRAVDTLIGAWNPETGQREDNPGLYALAEDDWHQRGARPDDTLVGTTNTRGERDGGLLIDWILRNELVELVPDTYRVHIPAPGRQHTDHRLVTATVQMSASRS; this is encoded by the coding sequence ATGACGAACCTGCCCCTCGCGTTACTGAACATCCAGCAGGGATGGTCGAGCGACTTCGACTTCACCCGCTTTGGCGACGTCTTCGCCGACGTATCCGATCCTCCCGCCCTGATCATGATCAACGAGGCGGTGCAATGGTGGGCCAACCTGGGCCGCGGCAAGTACGCCGCCGCGCTCGCCCTGTCCCGCATGTTCGGTGTGCACTACGCGATCGAGATCGGCTGGCTCGATCGCAGCGACCACCCGCCCGCGCTCGTCTACGACACCGCCCGGCTGCAGCTGACCGCGTGGGCCAACGAGCACTCCTGCACCAACACCGCGCTCCGCAACACCGCCGAGTTCGTTCTCGCGGACAGCGGCAAAGGGCCCAGTGATCCCCCCGATCTGCGGGTGCGCCTGCAGCATTTCCACTTCTCCTCGGCCACGCGCCGCCTCGCCGAGGCCGAGATTCTCGCCGCGCAGGCCAGACAGGACGTGCCCACGATCGTGGCCGGCGACCTCAACGCCACCGCGAGCGGGCCCCACCTGCCCGACAGGGACTGGGACAGGGTGCGGGAAAGAGCACCCCAACGGCTACGCCGCAAGGCATGGCAGCCCGGAGGTGCGGGCACCCCCTGGGTTGCCGACACGCGCGCAGTGGACACCCTCATCGGTGCCTGGAACCCGGAGACCGGCCAGCGCGAGGACAATCCCGGCCTGTACGCCCTGGCCGAGGACGACTGGCACCAGCGCGGCGCCCGCCCGGACGACACTCTGGTGGGGACCACCAACACCAGGGGCGAGCGCGACGGCGGACTGCTCATCGACTGGATTCTGCGCAACGAGCTCGTGGAGCTGGTGCCCGACACCTACCGCGTGCACATCCCGGCCCCTGGCCGCCAACACACCGACCACCGCCTCGTCACCGCCACAGTGCAGATGTCAGCTTCTCGGTCCTAA
- a CDS encoding GatB/YqeY domain-containing protein: MRTSLRRDLKAALKARDRVSITALRSALAAIENAEALPADHLRRTTENEHVAGAAAGVGATEAERRQLTDTELHAIVEKEAHDRSAAAGEYERLGRHDRAESLRSEADVLSRYLG, from the coding sequence ATGCGTACCAGCTTGCGCCGTGATCTCAAGGCGGCGCTCAAAGCCCGGGACCGCGTCTCCATCACCGCGCTCCGTTCGGCGTTGGCGGCCATCGAGAACGCCGAGGCGCTTCCCGCTGATCACCTGCGGCGAACCACCGAGAACGAACATGTCGCGGGAGCGGCGGCCGGCGTGGGGGCCACGGAAGCGGAGCGCCGTCAGCTCACCGATACCGAGCTGCATGCGATCGTCGAGAAGGAAGCGCACGACCGGTCGGCTGCCGCCGGCGAGTATGAGCGACTCGGTCGGCACGACCGTGCCGAGAGCCTCCGATCGGAGGCGGACGTGCTCAGCCGCTACCTGGGCTGA
- a CDS encoding ABC transporter permease yields the protein MSLAAKLARGQISGLLAVAIAVMGGAAFVTIGGVLADTGLRSHPPVERLPGAEAVVTAPQSLSQAEDLDVALPERRGLPETLVERLDDLPEVDTAVGDIGFPAAVATAEGATSGADPRTAGRAWSSTALLGSTEVTGTPPRNADEVALDAATASEAGVEVGDQVPVTAAGQTSEYRLSAVVDTASSGIFLADAAAAELAGRTDGPREGTVDLVGVSAAPGVSSDDLDDAVRGSIGAADSTEGEVYSGAARGDAETPAAASARTLLLMLAGSFSGVVLVVIGFTVAGAVSISVAAQRRQLALLRAIGATPRQIRRLVLTPNLLATLVALPFGIGAGYVLASQMHGLLAGFGLFPPTLPMSLGPLPAVAAAALLSLTVWISVLAASAGASNVEPATALVETAAEPRAPRPWRLGAGAALLLASVVLSVSPLLIGSELAIVGTAIGSLVAVIGLGLAGPALLRMVSGALARRLPATASPLTWLAVRNLHGHSYRVAGAVASLAMVVTFLLGYGYSHTTLLTASADQKTAGELADYQISASQLGGLPDGLASSVRDASGVAAAVTSTPTSVVWPSEEFGDHVLEERSVQALGPDAGEVLDLGVTEGDLDRLTGDTVALGASFAGSNDAEVGDRVSFHMGDGAEVEAEVVALYERELGYGPVTLSRDLASGHVTGDLEASLLVRAESGEEPGEATETGQALARVAQERPGVEVTPLTASGDAAGGGLQVPAETMINLVVLVALLGYMLLSVANRLAAQTLQRGPEVTTLRAVGMTPGQVRSLLRRESLIIAVGAIGAGVLATAIPLLFAGIGLLGRPWPGGPVWPLPTIVLVVALLAWLCVEFPGRRLAAATIRR from the coding sequence GTGTCGCTGGCCGCGAAGCTGGCGCGCGGCCAGATCAGCGGACTCCTCGCAGTCGCCATCGCGGTCATGGGCGGAGCCGCATTCGTCACCATCGGCGGGGTCCTCGCCGACACGGGCCTGCGGTCGCACCCGCCAGTGGAACGGCTGCCGGGGGCGGAGGCGGTGGTCACCGCACCGCAGTCCCTCTCTCAGGCGGAGGACCTCGACGTCGCCCTACCGGAACGGCGAGGTCTCCCCGAAACCCTCGTCGAGCGGCTGGACGACCTTCCCGAGGTCGACACGGCCGTCGGCGACATCGGTTTCCCCGCGGCGGTCGCCACTGCGGAGGGTGCCACCTCGGGCGCGGACCCCCGGACCGCGGGCCGCGCGTGGTCCTCCACCGCGCTGTTGGGCAGCACCGAGGTAACGGGCACGCCTCCGCGGAACGCGGATGAGGTGGCCCTGGACGCCGCCACCGCCAGCGAGGCGGGAGTGGAGGTCGGGGACCAGGTGCCGGTGACCGCCGCCGGACAGACCAGCGAGTACCGCCTCTCCGCGGTGGTGGACACCGCCAGCTCCGGAATCTTCCTCGCCGACGCCGCGGCGGCGGAGCTCGCCGGGCGCACCGACGGCCCTCGGGAGGGCACGGTGGACCTGGTCGGCGTGAGTGCCGCGCCGGGGGTCTCCAGCGACGACCTCGACGACGCGGTCCGCGGCAGCATTGGCGCGGCGGACAGTACGGAAGGCGAGGTTTACAGCGGCGCGGCGCGCGGCGACGCGGAAACGCCCGCCGCCGCCTCCGCGCGCACGCTCCTGCTCATGCTGGCGGGCTCGTTCAGTGGTGTCGTACTGGTTGTCATCGGCTTCACCGTCGCGGGCGCCGTGTCGATCTCCGTGGCGGCGCAGCGCCGCCAACTCGCCCTGCTGCGGGCGATCGGCGCCACCCCGCGCCAGATCCGCCGCCTGGTCCTCACCCCCAATCTGCTGGCCACGCTCGTCGCCCTGCCGTTCGGCATCGGGGCGGGCTATGTCCTGGCCAGCCAGATGCACGGCCTGCTTGCCGGGTTTGGCCTGTTCCCGCCGACGCTGCCGATGAGCCTCGGCCCGCTGCCCGCGGTGGCGGCGGCGGCGCTGCTTTCCCTCACGGTGTGGATCTCGGTCCTGGCCGCATCGGCGGGGGCCTCCAACGTGGAGCCGGCCACCGCCCTGGTGGAGACCGCGGCGGAACCGCGCGCTCCCCGGCCGTGGCGTCTCGGCGCGGGCGCGGCCCTCCTGCTGGCTTCGGTGGTGCTGTCGGTCTCGCCGCTGCTGATCGGCTCGGAACTGGCCATCGTGGGCACGGCGATAGGGAGCCTCGTCGCGGTCATCGGACTAGGGCTGGCCGGACCGGCGCTGCTGCGGATGGTGAGCGGCGCGCTCGCCCGCCGCCTGCCCGCGACGGCCTCCCCTCTTACCTGGCTGGCGGTGCGGAACCTGCACGGCCACTCCTACCGGGTGGCGGGCGCTGTGGCGTCCCTGGCGATGGTGGTCACGTTCCTCCTCGGCTACGGCTACTCGCACACCACTCTGCTGACCGCCAGCGCGGACCAGAAGACCGCCGGAGAGCTGGCCGACTACCAGATCAGCGCGTCCCAACTCGGCGGGCTGCCCGACGGCCTCGCCTCCTCGGTGCGGGACGCCTCAGGGGTCGCCGCGGCCGTCACCAGCACACCGACCTCCGTTGTGTGGCCCTCCGAGGAGTTCGGCGACCACGTTCTGGAGGAACGATCCGTCCAGGCCCTGGGGCCCGACGCGGGCGAGGTGCTTGACCTCGGGGTCACGGAGGGCGACCTCGACCGCCTCACCGGCGACACTGTCGCGCTCGGCGCCTCCTTCGCCGGTTCCAACGACGCGGAAGTCGGCGACCGGGTGTCCTTCCACATGGGGGACGGTGCCGAGGTCGAGGCCGAGGTGGTGGCGCTCTACGAACGCGAACTCGGCTACGGGCCGGTCACGCTCTCGCGGGACCTCGCCTCCGGGCACGTCACCGGGGACCTGGAAGCCAGCCTGCTGGTGCGGGCGGAATCCGGGGAAGAACCCGGGGAAGCGACCGAGACGGGGCAGGCGCTCGCCCGGGTGGCGCAGGAGCGTCCCGGCGTGGAGGTTACGCCCCTCACCGCGTCGGGCGACGCGGCCGGGGGTGGTCTCCAGGTACCGGCGGAGACCATGATCAACCTCGTCGTGCTGGTTGCGTTGTTGGGCTACATGCTGCTGTCGGTGGCGAACCGGCTGGCCGCCCAAACCCTGCAGCGCGGCCCCGAGGTGACCACACTCCGCGCGGTCGGGATGACACCGGGCCAGGTTCGCTCGCTACTGCGCCGCGAATCCCTCATCATCGCCGTGGGGGCGATCGGCGCTGGCGTCCTGGCGACGGCGATCCCTCTCCTCTTCGCCGGTATCGGTCTCCTCGGCCGGCCGTGGCCCGGCGGGCCCGTATGGCCGCTGCCCACTATCGTCCTCGTGGTGGCGTTGCTGGCCTGGCTGTGCGTGGAGTTCCCGGGCCGGCGGCTGGCCGCGGCCACGATCCGGAGGTGA
- a CDS encoding endo-1,4-beta-xylanase, with protein MHTVRLVTTTLAAAAVSLPLAAVPAAASPPDHSNAKHNRLRVAAPEDLVIGTAIAGGGHHADQDYPDPFTSDKKYRKTAERQFSSVTAENQMKWEYIHPERDSYNFDTADAIVDFAERNGQDVRGHALLWHSQNPDWLEEGDFSDEELRAILRDHITTVVGRYAGRIEQWDVANEIFDDDGNLRTEENIWIRELGPEIIADAFRWAHEADPSAELFLNDYNVEGINAKSDAYYELSRDLLAREVPLHGFAPQGHLSIEYGFPGDLEDNLSRFDELGLATAITEIDVRMELPEDGRPTEAQLEQQADYYQQALRACLSVDGCDSFTIWGFTDKYSWVPHTFEGEGAATVMNDDFVRKPSFFSLLSTLKTAK; from the coding sequence ATGCACACGGTTCGCCTTGTCACCACCACACTCGCCGCCGCGGCGGTCTCGCTACCGCTGGCAGCCGTCCCGGCCGCGGCTTCTCCCCCCGACCACTCCAACGCCAAACACAACAGGCTGCGCGTGGCCGCTCCTGAAGACCTCGTCATCGGCACCGCGATTGCCGGCGGCGGCCACCACGCTGACCAGGACTACCCCGACCCCTTCACCTCCGACAAGAAATACCGCAAGACCGCGGAGCGCCAGTTCAGCTCGGTTACCGCCGAGAACCAGATGAAATGGGAGTACATCCACCCCGAGCGGGACAGCTACAACTTCGACACGGCTGATGCCATCGTCGACTTCGCCGAGCGCAACGGCCAGGACGTGCGCGGGCACGCGCTTCTGTGGCACAGCCAGAACCCGGATTGGCTGGAGGAGGGCGACTTCTCCGACGAGGAGCTGCGCGCAATCCTGCGCGACCACATCACAACCGTTGTCGGCCGCTACGCCGGCCGGATCGAGCAGTGGGACGTCGCCAACGAGATCTTCGACGACGACGGCAACCTGCGCACCGAGGAAAACATCTGGATCCGCGAGCTGGGACCGGAGATCATCGCTGACGCCTTCCGCTGGGCGCACGAGGCCGATCCCTCCGCGGAGCTGTTCCTCAACGACTACAACGTCGAGGGCATCAACGCCAAGAGCGACGCCTACTACGAGCTCTCCCGGGACCTACTCGCGCGGGAGGTGCCACTGCACGGATTCGCTCCCCAAGGGCACCTGAGCATCGAGTACGGCTTCCCCGGCGATCTCGAGGACAATCTGAGCCGCTTCGACGAACTCGGCCTCGCCACGGCCATCACCGAGATCGACGTGCGTATGGAGCTACCCGAAGACGGCCGGCCCACTGAGGCGCAGCTGGAGCAGCAGGCCGACTACTACCAGCAGGCGCTGCGGGCGTGCCTGAGCGTCGACGGCTGCGACTCCTTCACGATCTGGGGCTTCACCGACAAGTACTCCTGGGTCCCGCACACCTTCGAGGGGGAGGGGGCCGCGACGGTGATGAACGACGACTTCGTACGCAAGCCCTCCTTCTTCTCCCTGTTGTCCACGCTGAAGACCGCCAAGTAG
- a CDS encoding ABC transporter ATP-binding protein, translated as MSSPLSREPVSALPGTDTGTDTETAVLLSEVHRGYSDGDGLVAALAGVSLRVPRGSFLAVMGPSGSGKSTLLNCASGLDAVDSGRVMVGGTDISTLKEPNRTQFRRDRVGFVFQAYNLVSTLTAEDNITLPLRLSDRRMDPEWVRGLVERMGIGERLRHRPAELSGGQQQRVAIVRALATRPDIVFADEPTGALDAESARRTLALLRDVVDDLGQTVVMVTHDPRAAATAHTTAVMAGGQIVDLMRQPSASDLAERLASFEQS; from the coding sequence GTGAGCTCGCCGCTCAGCCGCGAACCGGTGTCGGCCCTACCCGGGACTGACACTGGTACCGACACCGAAACCGCGGTGCTGCTCAGCGAGGTACACCGCGGCTACTCCGACGGTGACGGGCTCGTCGCCGCGCTGGCGGGGGTATCCCTGCGGGTACCGCGGGGTTCGTTCCTCGCCGTCATGGGGCCATCCGGATCGGGCAAGAGCACCCTCCTCAACTGCGCCTCCGGTCTGGACGCCGTGGACTCTGGGCGGGTCATGGTCGGCGGCACCGACATCAGCACCCTCAAAGAGCCCAACCGCACCCAGTTCCGGCGGGACCGGGTTGGCTTCGTGTTCCAGGCCTACAACCTGGTGTCTACCCTCACCGCGGAGGACAACATCACGCTTCCGCTGCGCCTTTCCGACCGCCGCATGGACCCCGAGTGGGTGCGTGGCCTCGTGGAACGCATGGGTATCGGTGAGCGGCTGCGGCACCGGCCCGCGGAGTTGTCCGGTGGGCAGCAGCAGCGGGTCGCGATCGTGCGCGCCCTGGCCACCCGCCCCGACATCGTCTTCGCCGACGAGCCAACGGGCGCTCTGGACGCGGAAAGCGCCCGGCGCACCCTGGCACTGCTCCGCGACGTTGTCGACGACCTCGGCCAGACGGTCGTCATGGTGACCCACGATCCCCGGGCCGCGGCCACCGCCCACACCACCGCCGTCATGGCCGGCGGGCAAATCGTGGACCTCATGCGCCAACCGAGCGCCTCCGACCTCGCGGAGCGGCTGGCCTCCTTTGAACAGAGCTGA
- a CDS encoding maleylpyruvate isomerase family mycothiol-dependent enzyme — MAEDPATRTRLAWLDRGTEVFNTALADLSDHDLDGPSLLPNWSRRHVVAHVGYNARALDRLVHWARTGVETPMYPDAETRSAEIEQGAALPAEELRALAVESAEQLRADLASLPDDRWQSRVVTAQGRTVPATEIPWMRCREVWIHTVDLGGAGFADLPADLLDAIAYDVLDLWERRSHGAGIALDALDRSPGWPGRDAPGAGRHPVTCHGTAAALTAWLTGRAPPPAGVDPGDAVPPDLPNWL; from the coding sequence ATGGCTGAGGACCCCGCCACGAGAACCCGGCTCGCCTGGCTCGACCGGGGCACCGAGGTTTTCAACACGGCCCTGGCGGACCTGTCCGACCACGACCTGGACGGCCCCTCGCTGCTGCCGAACTGGAGCCGGCGGCACGTGGTCGCGCACGTGGGATACAACGCGCGTGCGCTGGACCGCCTGGTGCACTGGGCGCGCACCGGGGTGGAGACTCCCATGTACCCCGACGCCGAAACGCGCTCGGCCGAGATCGAGCAGGGTGCTGCCCTGCCCGCGGAGGAGCTGCGCGCGCTGGCCGTCGAGTCCGCGGAGCAACTGCGCGCCGACCTGGCCTCCCTGCCCGACGACCGGTGGCAGTCCCGGGTCGTCACCGCCCAGGGCCGCACCGTTCCGGCCACCGAGATCCCCTGGATGCGCTGCCGCGAGGTCTGGATCCACACTGTTGACCTGGGTGGGGCCGGCTTCGCCGACCTGCCGGCGGACCTGCTCGACGCGATCGCCTACGACGTCCTCGACCTGTGGGAACGCCGCAGCCATGGTGCCGGAATCGCGCTGGACGCCCTGGACCGCTCTCCCGGCTGGCCCGGGCGCGACGCCCCCGGAGCGGGGAGGCACCCGGTCACCTGCCACGGTACCGCCGCCGCGCTCACCGCCTGGCTGACCGGCCGCGCCCCGCCTCCCGCCGGTGTCGACCCCGGCGACGCGGTCCCTCCTGACCTGCCGAACTGGCTGTGA
- a CDS encoding DUF817 domain-containing protein, whose product MPPSRNLSWKLTQLVRFAWLEAQACAFAVALFAGLALSAVVPLPIPRYDALLVYGVALTLAFWLLRLETGREVLGVLGFHVVGLAFELFKVRAGSWSYPEPAWTTIAGVPLYSGFMYAAVGSYVARAWRLLDLDLVRYRSAATGVLAVLIYANFFTHHWLPDVRFLLAAGMIAVTWGTWVYFTVGGVRYRMPLSLSFVLIGFFLWVAENAFTIFGAFRYPHQLDAWAMVHPAKFGAWALLVTVSFVLVAAWKTRRGRTSARGTAAPRARVRPAAP is encoded by the coding sequence ATGCCCCCTTCCCGGAACCTGTCCTGGAAACTCACCCAGTTGGTGCGTTTCGCCTGGCTGGAAGCGCAAGCGTGTGCGTTCGCGGTAGCACTGTTCGCGGGACTGGCGCTCTCGGCGGTCGTGCCACTGCCCATCCCCCGCTACGACGCGCTGCTGGTCTACGGGGTCGCGCTGACCCTCGCCTTCTGGCTGCTTCGGCTGGAGACCGGGCGGGAGGTACTCGGCGTCCTGGGATTCCACGTGGTGGGGCTGGCCTTCGAGCTGTTCAAGGTGCGGGCGGGCTCCTGGAGCTACCCGGAGCCGGCCTGGACAACCATCGCCGGGGTGCCGCTGTACAGCGGCTTCATGTACGCCGCAGTGGGCAGCTACGTCGCCCGGGCCTGGCGGCTACTGGACCTGGACCTGGTGCGTTACCGCTCCGCGGCCACCGGGGTGCTCGCTGTGCTTATCTACGCCAACTTCTTCACCCACCACTGGCTGCCCGATGTCCGGTTCCTGCTCGCGGCGGGGATGATCGCGGTGACATGGGGAACCTGGGTGTACTTCACCGTCGGTGGGGTGCGCTACCGGATGCCGCTGTCGCTGTCGTTCGTGCTGATCGGCTTCTTCCTGTGGGTGGCCGAGAACGCCTTCACGATCTTCGGGGCCTTCCGCTACCCGCACCAGCTCGACGCCTGGGCCATGGTGCACCCCGCCAAGTTCGGCGCGTGGGCACTGCTGGTCACGGTGTCCTTCGTGCTGGTAGCCGCGTGGAAGACGCGGCGCGGCCGCACCAGCGCCCGCGGTACTGCCGCCCCGCGGGCGAGGGTGCGGCCGGCCGCGCCGTAA
- a CDS encoding sigma-70 family RNA polymerase sigma factor yields MPSSEERIAAVWSRDRRYLHAVAARVLGDRTEAEDVVQDAFARLALQPVDALDDPRAWLLVAVRRLALDRLRSARLRLSEPTDTADLAARTPDSGADPADRVTLDDEVRSALGLVLDRLTPAQRTVFLLHDVFGVPFDGIAELVGRTPAACRQLARQARKSVRGGARQPAATPVPSEASTLSAVAKRFADACAGGDLDALARLLDPRVSGWATIGGRRVGLAEGIATVAERTLRFLGPGSGWHLTPIPLDEGVGLLVTRRSEPVAVVRLDVREERVRSLHAVVLER; encoded by the coding sequence GTGCCGAGCTCCGAGGAGCGCATCGCCGCGGTCTGGTCGCGCGACCGGCGTTACCTGCACGCCGTCGCCGCGCGCGTGCTCGGCGACCGCACCGAGGCCGAGGACGTCGTCCAGGACGCGTTCGCGCGCCTGGCCCTGCAGCCGGTGGACGCGCTCGACGACCCGCGCGCGTGGCTGCTCGTTGCGGTCCGGCGCCTGGCGCTCGACCGCCTCCGGTCGGCGCGTCTTCGGCTCTCCGAGCCCACCGACACGGCTGACCTCGCCGCGCGGACTCCGGACAGCGGAGCGGACCCCGCCGACCGGGTCACGCTCGATGACGAGGTCCGCAGCGCGCTCGGCCTGGTTCTCGACCGCCTCACACCAGCCCAGCGGACCGTGTTCCTGCTGCACGACGTCTTCGGTGTCCCCTTCGACGGGATCGCCGAACTCGTCGGCCGCACACCGGCCGCCTGCCGGCAACTCGCCCGCCAGGCCCGCAAGTCGGTCCGCGGCGGTGCCCGCCAGCCGGCGGCGACCCCGGTGCCCTCGGAGGCGTCGACGCTGTCCGCGGTCGCGAAGCGGTTCGCCGACGCGTGCGCCGGCGGTGACCTCGACGCGCTTGCGCGGCTGCTGGATCCGCGGGTTTCCGGCTGGGCGACCATCGGCGGCAGGCGCGTGGGCCTCGCCGAAGGTATCGCGACGGTCGCGGAGCGAACGCTGCGCTTCCTCGGGCCGGGAAGCGGTTGGCACCTCACCCCGATCCCGCTGGACGAGGGCGTCGGACTACTCGTGACCCGCCGCTCCGAGCCCGTCGCGGTGGTCCGCCTCGACGTGCGCGAGGAGCGGGTACGCAGCCTGCACGCCGTAGTGCTGGAGCGCTGA
- a CDS encoding fumarylacetoacetate hydrolase family protein — MRLASLRLNGTTTAARTGGDTVQSATTDDLVFNPAALVECISSILTLNPGDVIATGTTGGVGHARTPPRYIEDGSKVVTRVGGIGEPANTARREKRNG, encoded by the coding sequence ATGAGACTGGCGAGCCTGCGCCTGAACGGCACGACCACCGCGGCGCGGACCGGCGGCGACACCGTCCAGAGCGCCACCACCGACGACCTGGTCTTCAACCCGGCCGCGCTGGTGGAGTGCATCTCCTCGATCCTGACGCTCAACCCGGGCGACGTCATCGCCACGGGCACCACCGGTGGGGTGGGGCACGCGCGCACGCCCCCGCGCTACATCGAGGACGGCTCCAAGGTCGTCACCCGGGTCGGCGGCATCGGTGAACCGGCGAACACCGCTCGCAGGGAGAAGCGCAATGGCTGA
- a CDS encoding ArsR/SmtB family transcription factor: protein MDDAPEIYELTDPAALKALAHPRRQRILEHLAWYGAATSATLARALGLNTGATSYHLRELARHGFVEETHSDGAHGRERWWRPANRDIRFPARSEQDTSVRSVLDEMGRLAIARDMAAFQQAQEAQEAEDASSPWLDAFPYSRGLIRVTPGELKQFFEDYIALLNRYRRPAEEMPADARVVLTRFLAFPAPPKEPDEPD, encoded by the coding sequence GTGGACGATGCGCCCGAGATCTACGAGCTGACCGACCCGGCGGCACTCAAGGCGCTGGCGCACCCCCGGCGCCAGCGCATCCTGGAACACCTCGCGTGGTACGGGGCGGCGACGTCCGCCACCCTGGCGCGCGCCCTCGGCCTGAACACCGGAGCGACCAGCTACCACCTGCGGGAACTGGCCCGGCACGGATTCGTCGAGGAAACCCATTCCGACGGCGCGCACGGCCGGGAGCGGTGGTGGCGCCCGGCAAACCGGGACATCCGCTTCCCGGCCCGCAGCGAGCAGGACACCAGCGTCCGATCGGTGCTGGACGAGATGGGCCGGCTTGCCATCGCCCGGGACATGGCAGCCTTCCAACAGGCCCAGGAAGCCCAGGAGGCGGAGGACGCGTCCAGCCCGTGGCTGGACGCGTTCCCCTACTCGCGCGGGCTGATCCGAGTCACGCCGGGGGAGCTGAAGCAGTTCTTCGAGGACTACATCGCGCTGCTGAACCGCTACCGCCGCCCGGCCGAGGAGATGCCGGCCGACGCCCGGGTGGTACTCACCCGCTTTCTGGCCTTCCCCGCTCCTCCCAAGGAGCCCGACGAACCCGACTGA